The Bacillus sp. FJAT-27916 genomic interval TTTCCCTTTTGACTACGGATCTTATCACTCGCAGTCTGACTCCCGAACATAAGTCTTTGGCATTCGGAGTTTGTCTGAATTCGGTAACCCGATGAGGGCCCCTAGTCCAAACAGTGCTCTACCTCCAAGACTCTCAGTTCGAGGCTAGCCCTAAAGCTATTTCGGAGAGAACCAGCTATCTCCAGGTTCGATTGGAATTTCTCCGCTACCCACACCTCATCCCCGCACTTTTCAACGTGCGTGGGTTCGGACCTCCATCCAGTGTTACCTGGACTTCATCCTGGACATGGGTAGATCACCTGGTTTCGGGTCTACGACCACATACTCATACGCCCTATTCAGACTCGCTTTCGCTGCGGCTCCGTCTCTTCAACTTAACCTCGCATGGGANNNNNNNNNNGGATCTCTTTCCCTTCCGGGGTGCTTTTCACCTTTCCCTCACGGTACTGGTTCACTATCGGTCACTAGGGAGTATTTAGCCTTGGGAGATGGTCCTCCCGGATTCCGACGGAATTCCTCGTGTTCCGCCGTACTCAGGATCCACTCGGGAGGGAACGAAGTTTCGGTTACAGGGTTGTTACCTTCTCTGACGGACCTTTCCAGGTCGCTTCGCCTACCCCGTTCCTTTGTAACTCCACAATGAGTGTCCTACAACCCCAGAAGGCAAGCCTTCTGGTTTGGGCTGGTTCCGTTTCGCTCGCCGCTACTCAGGAAATCGCGTTGGCTTTCTCTTCCTCCGGGTACTTAGATGTTTCAGTTCCCCGGGTGTGCCTTCATACACCTATGAATTCAGTGTAAGATACTGCTCCATTACGAACAGTAGGTTTCCCCATTCGGAAATCTCCGGATCAAAGCTTACTTACAGCTCCCCGAAGCATATCGGTGTTAGTCCCGTCCTTCATCGGCTCCTAGTGCCAAGGCATCCACCGTGCGCCCTTATTAACTTAACCGTTAAAAAACTCTTACTCGGTTTTTATACATTAATGACGCATTACTTTGCCTTACTACATTATCCAGTTTTCAAAGAACAATTTTCAGAAGGATTGCTCCTTCAAAACTAAACAAAACTACTTGGCTGAGGCAGTCTATATTCCTTAGAAAGGACGTGATCCAGCCGCACCTTCCGATACGGCTACCTTGTTACGACTTCACCCCAATCATCTGTCCCACCTTCGGCGGCTGGCTCCCGTAAGGGTTACCCCACCGACTTCGGGTGTTACAAACTCTCGTGGTGTGACGGGCGGTGTGTACAAGGCCCGGGAACGTATTCACCGCGGCATGCTGATCCGCGATTACTAGCGATTCCAGCTTCATGCAGGCGAGTTGCAGCCTGCAATCCGAACTGAGAGTGGTTTTATGGGATTTGCTTAACCTCGCGGTCTTGCTGCCCTTCGTACCACCCATTGTAGCACGTGTGTAGCCCAGGTCATAAGGGGCATGATGATTTGACGTCATCCCCACCTTCCTCCGGTTTGTCACCGGCAGTCTCCCTAGAGTGCCCAACTGAATGCTGGCAACTAAGGACAGGGGTTGCGCTCGTTGCGGGACTTAACCCAACATCTCACGACACGAGCTGACGACAACCATGCACCACCTGTCACTCTGTCCCCCGAAGGGGAACGCCCTATCTCTAGGGTTTTCAGAGGATGTCAAGACCTGGTAAGGTTCTTCGCGTTGCTTCGAATTAAACCACATGCTCCACCGCTTGTGCGGGCCCCCGTCAATTCCTTTGAGTCTCAGCCTTGCGGCCGTACTCCCCAGGCGGAGTGCTTAATGCGTTAGCTGCAGCACTAAGGGGCGGAAACCCCCTAACACTTAGCACTCATCGTTTACGGCGTGGACTACCAGGGTATCTAATCCTGTTTGCTCCCCACGCTTTCGCGCCTCAGCGTCAGTTACAGACCAAAGAGTCGCCTTCGCCACTGGTGTTCCTCCACATCTCTACGCATTTCACCGCTACACGTGGAATTCCACTCTTCTCTTCTGCACTCAAGTCCTCCAGTTTCCAATGACCCTCCACGGTTGAGCCGTGGGCTTTCACATCAGACTTAAAGGACCGCCTGCGCGCGCTTTACGCCCAATAATTCCGGACAACGCTTGCCACCTACGTATTACCGCGGCTGCTGGCACGTAGTTAGCCGTGGCTTTCTGGTCAGGTACCGTCAAGGTGCCAACCTATTCGAATGGCACTTGTTCTTCCCTGACAACAGAGCTTTACGACCCGAAGGCCTTCTTCGCTCACGCGGCGTTGCTCCGTCAGACTTTCGTCCATTGCGGAAGATTCCCTACTGCTGCCTCCCGTAGGAGTCTGGGCCGTGTCTCAGTCCCAGTGTGGCCGATCACCCTCTCAGGTCGGCTACGCATCGTCGCCTTGGTGAGCCGTTACCTCACCAACTAGCTAATGCGCCGCGGGCCCATCCGTAAGTGTTAGCCGAAGCCAACTTTCCCTCTGACACCATGAGGTGTCAGAAACTATTCGGTATTAGCACCGGTTTCCCGGAGTTATCCCAATCTTACGGGCAGGTTGCCCACGTGTTACTCACCCGTCCGCCGCTAATCATCCGGGAGCAAGCTCCCATCTGATTCGCTCGACTTGCATGTATTAGGCACGCCGCCAGCGTTCGTCCTGAGCCAGGATCAAACTCTCCAAAAGATGTTTGATCTAGCTATTAAAAATAAAACATTGACGAGAGTTAAACTCTCAAGTTTTAAGACTTGCTTAGCGTTTCGTTTTGTTTAGTTTTCAAAGAACAATCTGTCGTGTTAGCGACTTTTGTATTATATCAAGATAACTTATTTGCTGTCAACAACTTTTTTAAAGTTTTTTTCAAGCCGTTTATCCTTTTGGGATAACTTCTTTCGTGACAACGTATATAAATATATCAGCTATCCACCTAGGAGTCAATGCTTTTTTTCATTTTTTATTTCAACATTTTCAAAGCCGTTTGATACTTGTATTTATCACCCTCTGAAGCAATTCTGCCATATACCCCAAAAAGTATTCGATACCGCTCCTCCATTGCCCTTTTCACTAATGGCAGCTCCTTTTTCAGCATCACGTCACAAAGGAGCTCATCAAGCTCTGCCTTTAAGAGCATCTCCAATTCGCCTGCTTCCTTTGCTGTGAGCAGCATTCCAATCATATACCTAATTCCTTTCTCTCTGATCACTTTCTATAGCATCGACTCTTCTCCGACTTTTATACAGGCATGCAGTTATATTTGTCCACCTCTTCAAATACATTATTATGAGTAAATATGGACGAGGTGAAAACGATGCCCTTCTTTTTTGTCACAAATATCCGCAAGGGAAAGCAATTGCTTCTTCTCATTATTATCGCATTCTTTACCGCGCTGTTCTTTTATGTTGAGTTTATGGCCGTGTCCCCTTCCTTCTCTATTAAAGGAGACCCAAAAATCATCTACAAAGGAGAAAAAGGACTTGCCTTAACCTTTAACATTGGCTGGGGGGATGAAAAAGCGGAAGGCATAATCAAAACACTGAAGCACGAGAAGGTCAGTGCCGCCACCTTCTTTCTCTCTGGATCCTGGGTTGAAAGACACCCTCATATCGTCAAGCAAATCGTTGACCAAGGATACGAAATTGGCTTGCTGGGCTATTCCTATAAGGACTATACGGAGCTTGAGGAAGGAGAAATTGAGGCCGATATCCAGAAGGGACAGGAGGCCTTTCGGAAAGCCGGACTCAAACGCGCCGTTTTACTGCGCACCCCAACTGGTGATGTAGATCGGCGTGTTCTAAAAATTGCTGAAAAGCAGCAAATGAGCGTCATTCACTGGAGTATTAATTCAATGGATTGGAAGAACCCTGGCACCTCTGTCATTATTGAAAATGTTTCGCAGGCCAAAAAGGGGGATATCGTCCTTCTTCATGCCTCTGATGCAGCTAAGCAAACAGCGAAGGCACTCCCGCTCATTAAGAAGGAAATTGATAAGAAACACCTCAAACTGCTCACAGTATCTGAAATGATTTCGAATTCCGATTCGACAAGTCAGGAAATCACCAATAAGTCTTATCTATTTAAAGGTACCGGTATGCTCATTGACGTAACAAAAGTAGAATATTAAAAAATACCCCCTCTAATTTCTAGAGGGGGCTTTTTCTATCAAGACTGCACAGTCTTTCTCTTGTTCAGTCTTTTTCTTTCTTCTCTTTCCTTAGCTGCCTGCTCACTTTTCTCATGATACCTTGGCAAAATCAATAATTGATAGGCATTACAAACAAGCAGCGGAATCAGCATATAAT includes:
- a CDS encoding polysaccharide deacetylase family protein codes for the protein MPFFFVTNIRKGKQLLLLIIIAFFTALFFYVEFMAVSPSFSIKGDPKIIYKGEKGLALTFNIGWGDEKAEGIIKTLKHEKVSAATFFLSGSWVERHPHIVKQIVDQGYEIGLLGYSYKDYTELEEGEIEADIQKGQEAFRKAGLKRAVLLRTPTGDVDRRVLKIAEKQQMSVIHWSINSMDWKNPGTSVIIENVSQAKKGDIVLLHASDAAKQTAKALPLIKKEIDKKHLKLLTVSEMISNSDSTSQEITNKSYLFKGTGMLIDVTKVEY